Genomic window (Synergistaceae bacterium):
CGAAAAAGCTCTGGTGGAGGCATTTTTACGAAAGAAACGAAAGCGTTTCCCGGTAATAGCCCCGATCGTTGCCACAGTCATACTCTCAACTCACGGCCTCGATTCCCAAATCGAACACTTTAAGGTTTGCCTCCAGATATTTAGGTGGAGAGAGTTCCTTTAAAGCCGCCACCACCAAATCCTTCTCGAACCCCTCGATTTTCATCCCACTGGCCGTGCCCAAAATCAGCACATTCAGGAAAAGGGTGTTCCCGTCCATGTGCTGGTTCAGGATATCGTATCCTGGGAAACGACAGGTCACGATCTCCCTGTCGGTCAGGTATTTCTTCAGGGACTCATTCTGAAAAGCCTGGGGGGAGCTAGTGTTGACCAAAAACGTTCCGCCTTTCCTCAAAAAGGACAAATTACGTATGCCTTCGCTTTGGTCGAAGGCCATCACCACGTCGGCGTTGCCCTCCGTGACCAAAGGGCCCTTGTAGTTCCCCACCTTGAAATGGCTGATAACTGAGCCGCCCCGTTGGGCCATACCATGCACTTCGCTGCCGATGGCGGAAAGCCCTTTGCCGATGGCGATTTTGCCCAGTACCTTGCTGGTGAAAAGAATCCCCTGTCCGCCTATCCCCACAATAATATATTGCATGTCAACGCACCTACCTGATAAAGAAAGTGTAGCCGCTCAAGCCGCGCCGCTCAGCGGTTTCGCCGGCCGTTTAATGATGGCTCCATGAGGGCATACGGCCTCGCAGACACCGCAGGATACGCAGTAACGCGGGTCGATGGAGGTTTTTTTCACCTTTTCGCCGAAGGACAGCCCTGGGCAACCGAAGTAGTCGATACAATAACGGCAACCGACGCACTGGTCCTCCCGCACTGTCACCGGGACGATGTTTTGAGGAACGTGAAGCAGCATACAAGGATGCTTGTAGATGACGAGAGCCGGTATTTTGTTTGCCTTCGCGTGTTCCCAAGCTCTCTTGACGGCATCCACTCCCGCGGTCACGTCATAGGAAGCCACGGTCTCCACGAAGGTCACGCCGCAACCTCGGACCACGGCCTCGATGTCCAGAGTTCGGCCAGGGTCATTTTTTCGGAGTTTCTTCCCTATTCCGGGGTGGGACTGACCTCCCGTCATAGCGGTGACACTATTGTCCAAGACACAAAGCACGAAGGCATGTTTGTTGTAAACGGCGGAAAGCAGACCGGCGATCCCCATGTGGAAGAAAGTCGAATCTCCAATAGTCGCGACGACGGGGCGCTCTTGCCCAGCGGCTTTATGCCCCAGGTAAAAGCCCGATGACATAGTGACGGAGCCGCCCATGCATAAGCTCGAATCCAGTCCCTTCTGATTGATGCCTAATGTGTAACATCCGATGTCCGAGGGGTTGATGGCGTTGGGTATGGCCTTGCGGATGGAGAAAAAACTGCCGCGGTGAGGACAGCCCGCGCAAAGTTGAGGCTTGCGCGGGGTCAGGTTCAGCTCGTTTATGACGGTGGAGAGCGCGGAAGAGCCCGAAGAAGAATCCAAAAAAGAATCCGGCTTCGAGATCATCTCTCCCAGCTGGGAAAGGACAATTTCTTCGATAACTTCGGGCAGCAGTTCTCCCGCGCTGGGAACCACGTCGTTCCAACGCCCGTTCACCTTGCCTCGGTCCAAAAGCTGCGTCTCGATGACGGGATAGGTTTCCTCCAAAACGAGGACCTTTTCGTGGCGCGCGATAAAGTTCTCCGTCATTCGACAAGGCAAGGGATAGGGCGTGCCGATTTTCAGCACTGAGATGTCGTCGCGTCCCCATTCCCCTATAAGGTCACAGAGCATGGCAAACGAAACCCCACCGGCGATGATCCCCAGCTTGGGCTTTCCCTTTGCGGGCAGCTCGTAGTTGTACTCACGCCAGTCTATCTCGAACTCCTCGCGGATTTTCGCGATTCTGGCATTGTGTTGGGGAGACGCGACGCGAACGAGAGCGGGGAGCTGTGTCCAACGGTTGGGATCCCGATCAAATTTGACGGGTCTGTCAAAGACGCCGGGTCTCAGGCGATCCAGTACGTCCACGGTTTGGCGGCAATGGGCTACGCGCGTTGTCGGGCGCAACATGACGATGATGTTGTGTTTTTCCGAAAGCGCGTAGGCATCCTCCACCATGGCGGCGGCTTCGGCGGCGTCCGAGGGATCTAGGCAGGGCGTTTTGGCGAACATGGAGAAAAAGCGGCTGTCTTGCTCGGTCTGAGAGCTGTGAGGACCCGGATCGTCGGCGGAGATCAGGAGCATTCCTCCTTTGAGTCGCAAGAGCGCTCCGCTCATAAAGGGATCGGCGGCAACGTTCAATCCCACCTGCTTCATTGCGGCGCAAGCGCGCGCGCCTGTATAGGTCGCGGCCAAGGCCATTTCAAAGGCCACTTTTTCATTGGCGCCCCATTCTACCACCGTCGGCGCGTTGAGCCTATCCACGCAGGAAGCTATCGCGGGAAGGATTTCCGACGATGGAGTCCCTGGATAAGCGGTCGCGACCAGACAGCCGGCGGCGACGACCGCCTGGGCGATGGCCTCGTTACCCAGGAGCAAAGCTGTTTTACGAAAGTCGTTCTTATCCGAAATTTCCCCCATATTTCCGCTTAAACCCCTTTCGTTCATTATTATGACTCCTCTCCGTCATAGATCTTCTATACCTGATCTTCTATACCTTTATTTTCTCGGAGCGTCCGTCAATACGATAGGTGAGTATTAGGGATTTTCAGAAAATATTGATTGATCCATAACTGAAACAGCAACTGAAACAGCGCATTGGACTGGAGAACACGAAGAACGTCGTCGAGAACACCCGACAGACTTTGAGATCGATGATGGGGCGCGCATCAGACGTTGAAGCGGATCTCGATCATATCGCCGTCTTTGACGAGATATTCCTTACCCTCGAGACGTAACACCCCTTTGTCGCGGCAGGCGGCCAAGGCGGCTCCCGCCGCAATGAAATCCTCGTAAGCGACGACCTGGGCCCGGATGAAACCTCGCGCCAAGTCGGAGTGGATGGTGCCCGCCGCGTCCACCGCGTTATCCCCCTGATGAAGGGTCCAGGCCCGAACCTCGTCCTTGCCGCTGGTGAAAAAGGAGATCAAGCCCAAAAGCCGATAAGCCTCGTGGATCAGGCGGTCACGCCCCATCTCTTGAAGGGGAGCCGAGCCTCCGAAAAGATCTTCCATGAACTCCACCTGTTCCGCAGGTTCGAGCTGGGCCAAGTCCATCTCCAAAGAGCCGAAAACCCGAACCGGGGGGAGCGTCGCCGTCTTTCCCCGTAGGAACGCCTCCAGAGGTTCGGCCTGGGAAAGAGGGCCCGTTTGGCTTTCGTCCAAGTTCAAGACCACCAACTCCGGTTTCAAAGTCAAAAAAGCGAAACCCGTTAGACTTTTTTTCTCCTCCTCGGTCAAAGAATATTCTCGGAGGGGTCGTTCTTCCATTAGATGGTTCTCCAGTTTCTTTAGAAAATCCACCTCCGCTGACTCCTCATGACTGTTTTTTTTCTTGGCAGAAAGCCGCGAAAGGCGGTTCTCGATAACGCCCAGGTCGCGGTAGATCAACTCCATCTCCACGATCCGCCAGTCGCGCAGCGGATCAATGTCGCCTTCTGGATGAGGAACATCCGGGTTCTCAAAAAGTCGCACCACGTGCAACAGCGCGTCCGACTCCGAAACGAAGGAAAGAAAGGAGTTGCCGAGCCCTGCGCCCTTGCTGGCATCCCGTGACAGCCCCGCCAAATCCACAAACTCAACTACAGCAGGGGTCGTCTTTCTGGGCTCGAAAATCTCCGCTAACTTATCGAATCGAGCGTCCGGTACGCTGACCAGCGCTCGATTGGGCTCCATTTTGCCACTGGCGTAGGGTTTCACCTCCGCGCCGGCCTTGGTGATAACGTTAAACACCGTAGACTTCCCGCAAAGAGGTAAGCCAACTATTCCACACTTTAACAATTGAACTCCTCCTGGAAACGTGACATCATGCCTGACATCATGCCTGACATCATGATTATGATTGTACAGCGGCGGCGTCTTTCGCGAAATTCTGACTCACTCGTCGATAGACAAAACAGAAAAAAGCAAACGCTACAAAGCTACCGCAAAAAGCGGCGAAGGACTGGAACCACCAAATATTGGCAAAATCGAAATACGTGACGAAAATCCAGGCCGCGGTCACACGGAAGACGATGCTACGCAAAAGTTGCGTGATCGTTCCGAAAATGGAGTATCCCGTTCCAACGAAAAATCCGCAGGCAAGCGTGACCAGAGTGCCGAACGGATAGGCGGGCACGGACGCGCGTATGGCTCGGGTCGCCATAGCCTCGATTTCGGGCAAGGGCTTGAAAAGACTCAGAAACACCCAGGGATAACAATAAATCACAACTCCCATGGAGCACATCAAGGTGAACGCCAGAAAATACGCGGCCTTAAAGCCGTCGAGCATCCGCCTGGAGTCCCGTTTACCGTAGTTGAAGGCGATATAGGGAATCAACGCGGCGTTGATCCCGGAGACAAAGTTGAAGGCCAGCTCCTCCACCCGCAGTCCCAACATCCAGGAAGCCACGGCGCGGTGCCCAAAGGTCGAGAGAATCCTGTTGACGCTGCCCATGCCTAGAGCGATACTGGCCGTTGTTAAGGCTACGGGGATCCCGATCCATAGGATATTTTTCCAGTAGACTGTCAATTGCTCGCGGGGAAAAAGCCACGGGGAAACCTGGATGGAACTGTTTATCCTCATTTGGTATATCAAGTAGACGGACGAGGCGATGCGCGATATCCAGGTCGCGATGGCCGCCCCAGGAATACCCCAGCCGAAGGTAAAGATGAAAAGAGGGTCTAAAACGATGTTGATCGTATTGGCTAGGGCGATAGCCTTGAAAGGGGTCAACGTGTCTCCTTGAGCACGAAACACGGTGTTAACCACATAGGTGAAGCCCATAAAGGGCAACATTATCGGCACCCACATGTTGTAAAGCCAACAGAGACGAAGCAAATAATCGCCTCCGGCCTCTCGAGCTCCGATACTGGCGAAGAGCACGTTGGAGACCCCTGGGATCACCAAGGGTATAGAAAGAACGCACACAACGTAAAGCAGAGCCAATGCGCTACGGGCCACGTGCTGGGCTGCGGGCAAATTTCCTCGACCCAGGTTGCGTCCCATCAGCGCGGCGGCCCCTCCCACCACACATTCCAGCGTGGCGAAAACGCATTGATTGACCGGCCCCGTAAAGGACATAGCCGCCATGGGAAATTCTCCCAGCCACGAGACGAAAATCGTATCCACCAGATGTAATAGGCTATTGAAAACGAAAAGCCCCATCGATGGAATCGCTAACTTCAAAATCGCCCTCGCGGACGAGTCGTTTCCCAAGTCGACATGGCCGTCGAAAAGCTCGCCCAACATTCCCATTTTCTTCGATATTTCGCTCATTGCCGCGCCCACAAAAATGCCCCCTCTTTAACTTCTACTAAGCAGTATAGTCCGAATACGCAACTTGGCAAGTTTCCATTAAGTTTCCATATATATTATTGAATATTGAAGCTCAGGGGGGACGGAGCCCATGCGACTGCTTCACAGTTCTCATCGGCTTCTCTGGAACCTCTTTTCACGATCTATTTTTCGTGATCTATTTCGTGATCTATTTTTCGTGATCCATAGAGAAGGCCCCGCTATTTTCGCTTATAGTTAAACCCACAAAAACGCGCCCTTCTTGACTCCCATTAAGCGGTATAATCCGAATACACGACGTCGGTATTTAAGCGAAGAAAAAGTGAAAAGTGAAAAGTGAAGAGTGACGAGAGAGGAGAGAGAAGAGGCATGAACAAGAAGAGTGCCGTTTTAGGGATTTTGATGCTTGTTTTCAACTTGCATGACGCCTCCACCGCAGAGGCGAAAGACGTTCTGATTGTTATTGATCGTCGTGACGCCACAACAATGGATCCCATCGCTTACGAGGATTCCGCCAGCCAACGAGCCTGCCGCTCGCTCTATGATACCCTCATCTATTTAGATCCCTTGGACGGGCGGATCTTGCCTGGGCTTGCCGAATCGTGGGAACCACTGTCCGATAGGGAATATAAATTCAACCTTCGCAAAGGCGTCAAATTTCACAACGGAGACGAAATGACGGCTGAAGATGTTCGGTATTCTATCCTGCGGACGAAGGCGACTCCCAATTTGCGCACCGCGGCTTACTCTCAAAACATCCAAGATGTCCAAGCGGTGGACGACTATACCGTTATCCTACGCCTCGAGAACGTGGATTATTCTTTTTTTTCTTCCCTGTCCCAGAGTTGGAGCGCCATTGTCAGCAAGAAAGCTGTGGAGGAAGCCGGAGACGCCTTCGCCGTAAATCCTGTGGGAACGGGCCCCTTCAAGCTCGTGAGCTGGCAGAAGGGTTACAAGTACGTGCTGGAGCGCTTCGAGGAGTATTGGGGACCCAAGGCTAAGTTCCGGACCCTGGAGGTCCGCTCTGTACCGGAA
Coding sequences:
- a CDS encoding 2-oxoacid:acceptor oxidoreductase family protein; amino-acid sequence: MQYIIVGIGGQGILFTSKVLGKIAIGKGLSAIGSEVHGMAQRGGSVISHFKVGNYKGPLVTEGNADVVMAFDQSEGIRNLSFLRKGGTFLVNTSSPQAFQNESLKKYLTDREIVTCRFPGYDILNQHMDGNTLFLNVLILGTASGMKIEGFEKDLVVAALKELSPPKYLEANLKVFDLGIEAVS
- a CDS encoding indolepyruvate ferredoxin oxidoreductase subunit alpha, coding for MNERGLSGNMGEISDKNDFRKTALLLGNEAIAQAVVAAGCLVATAYPGTPSSEILPAIASCVDRLNAPTVVEWGANEKVAFEMALAATYTGARACAAMKQVGLNVAADPFMSGALLRLKGGMLLISADDPGPHSSQTEQDSRFFSMFAKTPCLDPSDAAEAAAMVEDAYALSEKHNIIVMLRPTTRVAHCRQTVDVLDRLRPGVFDRPVKFDRDPNRWTQLPALVRVASPQHNARIAKIREEFEIDWREYNYELPAKGKPKLGIIAGGVSFAMLCDLIGEWGRDDISVLKIGTPYPLPCRMTENFIARHEKVLVLEETYPVIETQLLDRGKVNGRWNDVVPSAGELLPEVIEEIVLSQLGEMISKPDSFLDSSSGSSALSTVINELNLTPRKPQLCAGCPHRGSFFSIRKAIPNAINPSDIGCYTLGINQKGLDSSLCMGGSVTMSSGFYLGHKAAGQERPVVATIGDSTFFHMGIAGLLSAVYNKHAFVLCVLDNSVTAMTGGQSHPGIGKKLRKNDPGRTLDIEAVVRGCGVTFVETVASYDVTAGVDAVKRAWEHAKANKIPALVIYKHPCMLLHVPQNIVPVTVREDQCVGCRYCIDYFGCPGLSFGEKVKKTSIDPRYCVSCGVCEAVCPHGAIIKRPAKPLSGAA
- the ychF gene encoding redox-regulated ATPase YchF, which translates into the protein MLKCGIVGLPLCGKSTVFNVITKAGAEVKPYASGKMEPNRALVSVPDARFDKLAEIFEPRKTTPAVVEFVDLAGLSRDASKGAGLGNSFLSFVSESDALLHVVRLFENPDVPHPEGDIDPLRDWRIVEMELIYRDLGVIENRLSRLSAKKKNSHEESAEVDFLKKLENHLMEERPLREYSLTEEEKKSLTGFAFLTLKPELVVLNLDESQTGPLSQAEPLEAFLRGKTATLPPVRVFGSLEMDLAQLEPAEQVEFMEDLFGGSAPLQEMGRDRLIHEAYRLLGLISFFTSGKDEVRAWTLHQGDNAVDAAGTIHSDLARGFIRAQVVAYEDFIAAGAALAACRDKGVLRLEGKEYLVKDGDMIEIRFNV
- a CDS encoding MATE family efflux transporter, whose product is MGAAMSEISKKMGMLGELFDGHVDLGNDSSARAILKLAIPSMGLFVFNSLLHLVDTIFVSWLGEFPMAAMSFTGPVNQCVFATLECVVGGAAALMGRNLGRGNLPAAQHVARSALALLYVVCVLSIPLVIPGVSNVLFASIGAREAGGDYLLRLCWLYNMWVPIMLPFMGFTYVVNTVFRAQGDTLTPFKAIALANTINIVLDPLFIFTFGWGIPGAAIATWISRIASSVYLIYQMRINSSIQVSPWLFPREQLTVYWKNILWIGIPVALTTASIALGMGSVNRILSTFGHRAVASWMLGLRVEELAFNFVSGINAALIPYIAFNYGKRDSRRMLDGFKAAYFLAFTLMCSMGVVIYCYPWVFLSLFKPLPEIEAMATRAIRASVPAYPFGTLVTLACGFFVGTGYSIFGTITQLLRSIVFRVTAAWIFVTYFDFANIWWFQSFAAFCGSFVAFAFFCFVYRRVSQNFAKDAAAVQS